In one Veillonellales bacterium genomic region, the following are encoded:
- a CDS encoding HD domain-containing phosphohydrolase, producing MEKKESERSALQITIVYMLASILWILFSESILHKLCTNLETIAWLSVIKGWLFVGLTGGILYKLIAHSYHSLKEKNTTLARLNEELLASEEELRQQLEELLQREEEIRRQNLVLNSLQDTALGLMNQRDLKELLNDIAGSAAKLIGTEHVHIIIANEAKGVFERKVGLGIFADHVWCDINLTEGLVGQVYRTGEVKTVDQYRLWENRRCDLVFDQVDATVQVPLRLQSKVVGVLGLAFVQSEKKFGKHALALLSRFAELASIALENANLLATYKNELMERIQAEEALEMSQANYQAVFNAANDGIFVQDIDTGKILDANEKFGEICGRSCKEIITGGIAGFGTGKFPYSEQEAIAWLYKAAKEGPQLFEWRIQHGMGEDIWTEVNLKRTKLGNQQCILAVVRDISDRKKKEAEFHRIYRKNEALINAIPDFMLLIRRDGTFMDYKAQKDILYLLPEHFLGKTVGDVMPKALAQQIMAHIENAFATGKLQMFEYQLPVNRILQYYEARIVPSGNDEVFSIIRNITDKKRMEEQLEFISLHDSLTGLYNRGYFEEEMKRLGEVRDGVAGLILCDLDGLKLINDTLGHSMGDQVLKVIAHILKAAFRPEDMVARIGGDEFAVLLPSNSIPLFEAACQRIWQLIKEYNSKQPIVPISLSMGFAVSKENAIDSNALFKEADRKMYREKLHRQQSKKSAVVKALMKALEVRDFITEGHGERLQGLVAALAAAIGLPEHQIADLRLLARFHDIGKVGIPDSILFKPAPLTVDEFAVMQGHCEIGYRIAKTAPELEPIAEGILKHQEWWNGEGYPLGIKGGEIPIECRILAIADAYDAMTNDRPYRKALTMEEAIAELRQCAGKQFDPDLIEPFIRILTEVA from the coding sequence TCTTCATAAGCTGTGTACCAACCTTGAAACGATAGCCTGGTTATCGGTCATTAAGGGCTGGCTTTTTGTCGGACTTACAGGCGGGATACTGTATAAACTGATTGCTCATTCCTATCATAGTTTAAAAGAAAAAAATACCACTTTGGCTAGGTTGAATGAAGAATTGCTGGCATCGGAGGAAGAATTGCGTCAGCAGTTGGAAGAATTGCTGCAGCGGGAGGAAGAAATCCGCCGACAAAATTTAGTGTTAAATTCACTGCAGGATACGGCTCTGGGGTTAATGAACCAGCGCGATTTAAAAGAATTATTAAATGATATCGCGGGAAGTGCGGCTAAGCTAATCGGTACCGAGCATGTCCATATCATTATAGCGAACGAAGCAAAGGGTGTTTTTGAAAGGAAGGTCGGACTGGGTATTTTTGCCGATCATGTATGGTGCGATATCAATCTAACGGAAGGTCTTGTCGGTCAAGTATACCGGACTGGTGAAGTGAAGACGGTTGATCAGTACCGTTTATGGGAAAACCGCCGGTGCGATTTAGTTTTTGATCAGGTGGATGCTACAGTGCAAGTGCCGCTTCGATTACAGTCTAAGGTTGTGGGAGTTCTGGGACTGGCTTTTGTTCAATCTGAAAAGAAATTTGGCAAGCATGCGTTGGCTTTGTTATCCCGCTTTGCCGAGCTGGCTTCCATCGCCTTAGAGAATGCCAACCTGCTTGCAACCTATAAGAATGAATTGATGGAACGAATACAGGCTGAAGAAGCACTTGAAATGTCTCAGGCCAATTATCAGGCGGTTTTTAATGCGGCTAACGATGGCATTTTCGTCCAGGATATCGATACCGGAAAAATTTTGGATGCAAACGAAAAATTTGGTGAAATATGTGGACGTTCCTGTAAGGAAATCATTACAGGAGGGATTGCCGGGTTTGGAACAGGCAAATTTCCTTATAGTGAGCAAGAAGCCATAGCATGGCTCTATAAGGCAGCGAAGGAAGGACCGCAGCTTTTTGAATGGAGAATTCAACATGGGATGGGAGAAGACATCTGGACGGAAGTGAATTTAAAGCGAACAAAGCTCGGCAACCAGCAGTGTATATTAGCGGTGGTTCGTGATATTTCCGATCGGAAAAAGAAAGAAGCGGAATTCCATCGGATTTATCGAAAAAACGAAGCTCTGATTAATGCCATTCCTGATTTCATGCTGCTGATTCGGCGGGACGGCACTTTTATGGATTATAAGGCGCAGAAAGATATATTGTATTTACTGCCCGAACATTTTTTAGGGAAAACGGTTGGCGATGTTATGCCCAAGGCTTTGGCGCAGCAAATTATGGCTCACATCGAAAATGCTTTCGCAACGGGTAAACTGCAGATGTTTGAATATCAGCTTCCGGTAAACCGCATTCTGCAGTATTATGAAGCTAGAATCGTGCCGAGCGGCAATGACGAAGTCTTTTCCATTATCCGTAATATCACGGATAAAAAGCGCATGGAGGAGCAACTGGAGTTTATCAGTCTCCATGATTCTTTGACCGGTTTATATAACAGGGGATATTTCGAAGAGGAAATGAAACGGCTGGGAGAGGTGCGTGATGGTGTTGCCGGACTGATCCTTTGCGATTTGGACGGGCTGAAGCTGATTAATGATACTTTGGGACATAGTATGGGCGATCAGGTGTTAAAAGTGATTGCCCATATTTTAAAAGCAGCGTTTCGTCCGGAGGATATGGTGGCGCGGATTGGCGGCGACGAATTCGCTGTGCTTCTTCCGTCAAACTCCATTCCGCTATTCGAAGCTGCCTGTCAGCGAATTTGGCAGCTAATCAAAGAATATAATAGTAAGCAGCCGATTGTACCTATCAGTTTGTCGATGGGCTTTGCTGTCAGCAAGGAAAATGCGATTGATAGTAATGCCTTATTTAAAGAAGCGGATCGCAAAATGTATCGGGAGAAATTGCACCGGCAGCAAAGCAAAAAGAGCGCTGTAGTGAAGGCGCTGATGAAGGCGCTGGAAGTCCGGGATTTTATCACCGAAGGCCATGGCGAACGGCTGCAGGGACTGGTAGCTGCGCTGGCGGCGGCTATTGGTTTACCGGAACATCAGATTGCCGACCTTCGTCTTTTGGCCCGGTTTCATGATATCGGTAAAGTGGGAATACCGGACAGCATTCTGTTTAAACCGGCTCCTCTGACAGTCGATGAATTTGCTGTCATGCAGGGACATTGCGAGATCGGTTACCGTATTGCGAAAACAGCTCCCGAACTGGAGCCTATTGCCGAGGGGATCCTGAAGCACCAGGAGTGGTGGAATGGAGAAGGATATCCTCTGGGCATCAAGGGTGGGGAGATACCGATAGAGTGTCGCATTCTGGCCATTGCCGATGCTTATGATGCCATGACTAACGATCGTCCTTATCGTAAGGCGCTGACGATGGAAGAGGCGATTGCCGAACTTCGCCAGTGCGCCGGCAAACAGTTTGATCCGGATTTAATAGAGCCGTTTATTAGGATACTGACAGAAGTGGCATGA